The nucleotide window CGGTATGAAGCATTGATGCGTTGACTTGACTTTCAATTGGGCGTTCCGGCGCTATACGCCGTCGGGCTTTGCGGGCTGCGCCCCGCGCCGACTTCGCCGTCACGGCCATTCGGCTTCAATCCCTCACGCCTTCGCGCCTGCGGCGCTGCGCGCTGGCGCTTGCCTCTAGGGGAAAGCCCTGCGGGCTATCCCCGCCGCGCGATGCTTGGCACCCCTTGATGCCGCCGAACCGGCTGCGCCGGCTCGGCCCGGCCAGCGCCCCGCCGCGATGGGCGGCGCACTGGCGAACACGCTGGCGCTGGCTGCGGCGGGTTGTGCAAATGCGTGCCGTCCTCAACGCTGGCGGTTCCTGCCTGTCACGTCACGAAGGACGGTTCACGGACAACCCGCCCGCCATCCCTATGGAGCTTCCACGCCACGCCTCAAGACCGGCACCGCAAGGTGCGGCAGGGGCGTTCTCGCTTGTCGTCGGGTGGTTGACCTGGCCCGCGTCAGCGGGCGAGCCAGAGCAGCCTTCATGCGGAGATACCGAGTCGGCCATGTCTCCATTCGGGAGCGGGCGGCCAGTACGTCCTTGTGTTGTTGTGAATCCTGGCGTGGGCACGGCTGCGCCTTGGGCTTCATGGCCGCAACCTTCCAGCGAAAACAATTTCCCCTGCTTTGTCACTGCGTTCGGCGCATTCCTCGCGGGACAAATTCTTTTCGCTTCCAGGCTCTCCACTGCGTTGCGCCCGCAAGCGGTGCGGCCAGCCCATCCCCCGCCGGACGGATCACAACAAGGACGCACTGGCGCGACCTTGTTTAACCCGAAAGGAGAAACATCATGGCTAACATCGGCACCTTCACCGCAGACAAAGACGGCTTCACCGGCCAGCTTCGCACCCTGACCCTCAACGTCAAGGCCAAGCTGGTTCCCAACGACAAGGGCGAGAACGAAAGCGCCCCGGACTTCCGCCTTCAGACGGACGGTCACGACTTCGGCGCGGCGTGGAGGAAAACCAGCGAGGCCGGGCGGGATTACCTGTCGGTGGCCATCGACGATCCTTCGTTCCCTGCAACGGTCTATGCCCGCCTGATCGAAGGCGAGAACGGCACGCACGACCTGATCTGGTCGCGCAGCAAGCCCAAGGTGGCCTGACGGCCGCCCACCGCGCCCCGCCGATTGTGCGGCGGGGCGCGGTGCTGCTGATCGCAGCACCGCACGCACAGGGTTCCGCCGGTTGCCTCATGCATGGCATGTCAAGGGCCGGCATCGCATCGGTGATTGTCGAATGTTCCGAAGCCCGTGGCAGCAGGAACAGCATGGCGTGTCGGCGCATTGCGCCGCCGGGCTTTCGGGCTGCGCCCCATGCCGCCAATGGCGTCATGTCCATTCGGCTTCAATCCCTCACGCCTTCGCGCCTGGCGGCGCTGCGCGCTTTGCTTGCCTCCAGGGCAAAGCCCTGCGGGCTATCCCCGCCGCGCTGTGCTTGGCGCCCCTTGAACACCGCCGAACCAGCTGCGCCGGATCGGCCCGCCTTGCCCTGCCTGCGCCTACGGCTGGGCCGCTGCCGCGAGCTGGCTTTCAGCCTCGCTCATCAGCACTGCCGTGCTGCATTCGAGCGCGCCGGCGATCTTGAAGATAAGCGCCAGCGTGGGCATGTGTTCGCCGCGCTCGACCTTGCCCATGTGCGAACGCTCGATGCCGGCCTGGTGCGCCAGCGATTCCTGCGCGATGCCGCGCTCCATCCGCAGCGCACGCACCGCTGTGCCGAAGGCGTGGGCCAACTCGGCGTCATGGGTGGTGGAGCCGGCCGGTCGGCCGCGCTGGACGGTGCGCTTCTGCATGGACAGAAGCGTCAATTCCCAGCACAATTAAAACCACGTTATCTTTAACTCAGTTCCCAAAAATCGCTGTTCCGTGCTTTTACGGAAACCCGTATCTGCGGATTTCCACAGAACCGGGGAATCGCATTCGTGTCTTTCCGGCTTCTTGCAAATCCGCTTCTGCACTTCCGTTCTTCTACGGATGCGATGGCTTGTGCATGCGTGTTTCCACACCCATGCACGGATGCGGTTCAGCGGTTGTGCGCTTCGGCACGAAAGCGCATCCGCGCATCCTCGGTTTCGTGCGGTTTCTGCCCATGACCTTGCCGCTTGTCACCACTGATGAACGCGCGCGGCTGCTGGCCCACGGCGCGGCGCTCGCCGCTGGTCAGCGCCTCGATCTGCTGCCGGTGGTGCGCCTGTTCACCCCCGACGCGCATGTGACCTGGCTGCTGGTGTCGCTCGACCCCGCCGATGGCGATACGGCCTATGGACTGATCGACCTCGGCATCAGCATGCCCTCGCTGTGAACGGTCAGGCTGTCCGACCTGGCCGGCATCGTCGGGCCGCGCAAGCTGCCGGTGCAGCGGGATCGGTATTTCCATGCGGTGCGCCCGCTGTCCGAGTACGTCCGCCTGGCGCAGGAGAACGGCGCGATCACGGACTGATGA belongs to Ottowia testudinis and includes:
- a CDS encoding DUF736 domain-containing protein, encoding MANIGTFTADKDGFTGQLRTLTLNVKAKLVPNDKGENESAPDFRLQTDGHDFGAAWRKTSEAGRDYLSVAIDDPSFPATVYARLIEGENGTHDLIWSRSKPKVA
- a CDS encoding helix-turn-helix domain-containing protein, with translation MQKRTVQRGRPAGSTTHDAELAHAFGTAVRALRMERGIAQESLAHQAGIERSHMGKVERGEHMPTLALIFKIAGALECSTAVLMSEAESQLAAAAQP